In a genomic window of Vigna angularis cultivar LongXiaoDou No.4 chromosome 6, ASM1680809v1, whole genome shotgun sequence:
- the LOC108343094 gene encoding uncharacterized protein LOC108343094 isoform X2, with the protein MSYPSIKFRFALFLSFSLTSSSSLPPLPVSSKRYAPSSSSTSKATPSDLLSLLGSKHHSSGVNPVVARELNSCFKFLVPFSPVEQPPHRKLGFVRSKHTGPSWRQQNELIWWPPEAVLELARLAVDSGGDPGAVHRLLDPTIIPVPDCEGSKEERCELTRTPYGRRFICEELNLYLQFLFELIADRGPSVGLDVTLNRFDLFHGHLFLAKDTGRLGILFHAKEYPSYDKQVFPYNMGFCQRGSNVTYGDSMNLRNILWLAPNPGDSDESWVAPGVLVVLDASPEGVIYRDLIPDYVKFARTIYEDDLGHVAVDVNYLNVGSETRNYQIFIC; encoded by the exons ATGAGTTATCCTTCGATAAAATTCCGATTCGCGCTATTCCTCTCATTTTCTCTGACGTCGTCATCATCCTTGCCACCGTTACCTGTTTCTTCGAAGCGTTACGCTCCCTCGTCTTCTTCCACTTCCAAAGCGACTCCTTCTGATTTGTTGTCTCTATTGGGTTCCAAACACCATTCCTCAGGTGTGAATCCCGTGGTAGCACGTGAGCTCAACTCATGCTTCAAATTTCTCGTTCCTTTCTCTCCAGTGGAGCAGCCTCCTCATCGAAAGTTGGGATTCGTCCGGTCCAAGCACACCGGCCCAAGTTGGAGACAGCAGAACGAGCTTATTTGGTGGCCGCCGGAGGCCGTTTTGGAGCTTGCGCGTCTCGCTGTCGATTCTGGCGGCGACCCCGGCGCTGTTCATCGCCTTCTCGACCCAACCATTATCCCG GTACCTGATTGTGAAGGATCAAAAGAAGAACGGTGTGAGCTCACTAGAACTCCCTATGGCAGACGTTTCATTTGTGAG GAACTGAACCTGTATCTGCAGTTTTTGTTTGAACTCATTGCTGATCGAGGTCCTTCTGTTGGGTTGGATGTTACCTTGAACCGGTTTGATCTGTTCCATGGTCACCTTTTTCTTGCGAAAGACACTGGAAGACTTGGTATCTT ATTCCATGCAAAGGAATACCCATCATATGATAAGCAAGTGTTTCCGTACAACATGGGTTTTTGTCAGAGAG GGTCCAATGTGACATATGGAGATTCAATGAATCTGAGAAATATTCTCTGGCTGGCTCCAAATCCTGGTGATTCTGATGAATCTTGGGTGGCACCGG GTGTTCTGGTAGTGCTGGATGCTAGTCCTGAAGGAGTCATATACAGAGATCTAATACCTGATTATGTAAAATTTGCAAGGACTATATATGAAG ATGATCTTGGGCATGTTGCCGTTGATGTGAACTACTTGAATGTTGGATCTGAAACCagaaattatcaaatattcataTGTTGA
- the LOC108341795 gene encoding F-actin-capping protein subunit alpha, whose protein sequence is MAEEEEESELSDKHKVEIAKWFLLNSPPGEIKYVAKDVKSILNNDDLYNEAASEAFPFYNKSHLISLQMANRSGDVLVTSFGELEGNAFLEPRTAQVAIVDHVKQVCTDVRPATDEELASAYVEEFRCNLDVEVLKYVEEAYPKGVCSVYCINGKDVEGPGSNFELAVVISAARHSPQNFCNGSWSSVWNIEFKYDQQAVELKGKMEVGAHYFEEGNVQLDAKHECKDTIIFQAPEECAVAITSIIRHHETEYFASLEASYLNLSDSTFKDLRRKLPVTRTLFPWNNTLQFSLTRDISKELGIGK, encoded by the exons AtggcagaagaagaagaagaatcgGAGCTCAGCGATAAGCACAAGGTGGAAATCGCCAAATGGTTCCTCCTCAACTCTCCTCCTGGGGAAATCAAATACGTTGCCAaag ATGTCAAATCCATTCTGAACAACGACGATTTGTACAATGAGGCCGCTTCCGAGGCTTTTCCCTTTTACAACAAATCCCACTTGATTTCCCTTCAAATGGCCAATCGTAGCGGAGAC GTACTGGTTACTTCGTTTGGTGAACTTGAGGGTAATGCGTTTCTTGAACCTAGAACTGCTCAAGTAGCAATTGTTGACCATGTTAAACAA GTTTGTACAGATGTGAGACCTGCCACAGACGAAGAACTtgcatctgcatatgttgaagaATTTCG ATGCAATCTGGACGTTGAAGTACTTAAATATGTTGAAGAAGCCTATCCAAAAGGTGTCTGCTCTGTTTACTGCATAAATGGGAAAGATGTAGAGGGCCCAGGTTCGAATTTTGAGCTTGCTGTGGTGATTTCTGCTGCTAGGCACAGCCCACAAAATTTCTG CAATGGGAGTTGGTCTTCAGTATGGAATATTGAGTTCAAGTATGATCAACAAGCAGTGGAATTAAAGGGTAAAATGGAG GTGGGTGCCCATTATTTTGAGGAAGGAAATGTGCAGTTAGATGCGAAGCACGAGTGCAAAGATACAATTATTTTTCAG gccCCCGAAGAATGTGCAGTTGCCATAACAAGCATTATTCGTCATCATGAAACGGAGTACTTTGCTTCTCTTGAG GCATCATATCTAAACCTTTCTGATTCGACTTTCAAG GATCTTCGGCGAAAGCTTCCCGTGACCCGCACCTTATTTCCATGGAATAATACTTTGCAATTTAGCTTGACAAGAGACATATCAAAAGAACTTGGCATTGGAAAGTAA
- the LOC108343094 gene encoding uncharacterized protein LOC108343094 isoform X1 → MSYPSIKFRFALFLSFSLTSSSSLPPLPVSSKRYAPSSSSTSKATPSDLLSLLGSKHHSSGVNPVVARELNSCFKFLVPFSPVEQPPHRKLGFVRSKHTGPSWRQQNELIWWPPEAVLELARLAVDSGGDPGAVHRLLDPTIIPVPDCEGSKEERCELTRTPYGRRFICEELNLYLQFLFELIADRGPSVGLDVTLNRFDLFHGHLFLAKDTGRLGILFHAKEYPSYDKQVFPYNMGFCQRGSNVTYGDSMNLRNILWLAPNPGDSDESWVAPGVLVVLDASPEGVIYRDLIPDYVKFARTIYEGSDDLGHVAVDVNYLNVGSETRNYQIFIC, encoded by the exons ATGAGTTATCCTTCGATAAAATTCCGATTCGCGCTATTCCTCTCATTTTCTCTGACGTCGTCATCATCCTTGCCACCGTTACCTGTTTCTTCGAAGCGTTACGCTCCCTCGTCTTCTTCCACTTCCAAAGCGACTCCTTCTGATTTGTTGTCTCTATTGGGTTCCAAACACCATTCCTCAGGTGTGAATCCCGTGGTAGCACGTGAGCTCAACTCATGCTTCAAATTTCTCGTTCCTTTCTCTCCAGTGGAGCAGCCTCCTCATCGAAAGTTGGGATTCGTCCGGTCCAAGCACACCGGCCCAAGTTGGAGACAGCAGAACGAGCTTATTTGGTGGCCGCCGGAGGCCGTTTTGGAGCTTGCGCGTCTCGCTGTCGATTCTGGCGGCGACCCCGGCGCTGTTCATCGCCTTCTCGACCCAACCATTATCCCG GTACCTGATTGTGAAGGATCAAAAGAAGAACGGTGTGAGCTCACTAGAACTCCCTATGGCAGACGTTTCATTTGTGAG GAACTGAACCTGTATCTGCAGTTTTTGTTTGAACTCATTGCTGATCGAGGTCCTTCTGTTGGGTTGGATGTTACCTTGAACCGGTTTGATCTGTTCCATGGTCACCTTTTTCTTGCGAAAGACACTGGAAGACTTGGTATCTT ATTCCATGCAAAGGAATACCCATCATATGATAAGCAAGTGTTTCCGTACAACATGGGTTTTTGTCAGAGAG GGTCCAATGTGACATATGGAGATTCAATGAATCTGAGAAATATTCTCTGGCTGGCTCCAAATCCTGGTGATTCTGATGAATCTTGGGTGGCACCGG GTGTTCTGGTAGTGCTGGATGCTAGTCCTGAAGGAGTCATATACAGAGATCTAATACCTGATTATGTAAAATTTGCAAGGACTATATATGAAGGTTCAG ATGATCTTGGGCATGTTGCCGTTGATGTGAACTACTTGAATGTTGGATCTGAAACCagaaattatcaaatattcataTGTTGA
- the LOC108343095 gene encoding ATP-dependent Clp protease proteolytic subunit-related protein 3, chloroplastic — translation MIGGTMMAAYLRVPMLTFSQSSTATTRRCRNQRTRCSVNAATNSAKIPMPPHNPKDPFLSKLASVAASAPETLLNPPRNSDAPPFLDIFDTPKLMATPAQVERSVSYNEHRPTKPPPDLPSLLLNGRIIYIGMPLVPAVTELVIAELMYLQFMDPKEPIYMYINSTGTTRDDGETVGMETEGFAIYDAMRQLKNEIHTVGVGACIGQACLLLSAGTPGKRFMMPHAKAMIQQPRIPSSGLMPASDVLIRAKEVITNRDNLIKLLAKHTGNSEETVAKVMRRPYYMDAIKAKEFGVIDRVLWRGQEKIMADVAPPEEWDKGAGIKVVDEF, via the exons ATGATAGGTGGAACCATGATGGCTGCGTATTTGCGAGTTCCCATGCTCACTTTCTCACAGTCTTCCACAGCTACGACAAGGAGATGCAGAAATCAAAGAACTCGTTGTTCAGTTAACGCCGCCACTAACAGCGCCAAAATTCCAATGCCTCCTCACAACCCTAAAGACCCATTTCTCTCCAAGCTCGCCTCCGTCGCCGCCTCTGCCCCGGAAACGCTCCTCAACCCTCCCCGTAACTCCGACGCCCCTCCTTTTCTCGACATCTTCGATACCCCCAAACTCATGGCTACTCCCGCTcaa GTTGAAAGGTCTGTTTCATACAATGAACATCGGCCCACAAAACCGCCGCCGGACCTGCCTTCATTGCTTCTCAATGGTAGAATTATTTACATTGGGATGCCT TTGGTTCCGGCTGTCACAGAACTAGTTATTGCGGAATTGATGTACTTGCAGTTTATGGATCCTAAAGAGCCAATCTATATGTACATAAATTCCACTGGGACTACTCGAGATGATGGTGAAACG GTAGGCATGGAGACAGAAGGTTTTGCCATTTATGATGCAATGAGGCAGTTAAAGAACGAG ATACACACAGTGGGTGTTGGAGCTTGTATAGGTCAAGCCTGTTTGCTACTTTCAGCAGGCACTCCGGGTAAACGCTTTATGATGCCACATGCTAAAG CTATGATTCAGCAACCTCGTATCCCATCCTCTGGGTTGATGCCTGCAAGTGATGTTCTTATTCGTGCAAAGGAG GTGATAACTAACAGAGACAATCTGATTAAACTACTGGCTAAACACACGGGAAAT TCAGAGGAAACAGTTGCTAAAGTGATGAGGAGGCCATATTATATGGATGCAATAAAGGCTAAGGAATTTGGTGTCATTGACAGA GTTCTTTGGCGTGGCCAGGAAAAGATTATGGCTGACGTTGCTCCTCCAGAGGAGTGGGACAAGGGTGCTGGTATTAAAGTTGTAGATGAATTCTAG
- the LOC108342440 gene encoding protein RALF-like 33 — MANSYTWLFLAICATVLLLSSSPTAEAGPLSMEMTWMPSMEEEFQLDSEISRRILATTKYISYGALQRNTVPCSRRGASYYNCQPGAQANPYSRGCSAITRCRS, encoded by the coding sequence ATGGCAAACTCGTATACTTGGCTCTTCCTCGCGATTTGCGCCACCGTTCTGCTCCTCTCTTCGTCGCCGACGGCGGAGGCGGGACCGCTGAGCATGGAAATGACGTGGATGCCGTCCATGGAAGAAGAGTTCCAGCTGGACAGCGAGATCAGCCGGCGCATCTTAGCCACCACGAAGTACATAAGCTACGGTGCGCTCCAGAGAAACACTGTTCCCTGCTCTCGCCGCGGCGCCTCCTACTACAACTGCCAGCCTGGCGCTCAGGCCAACCCCTACAGCCGTGGCTGCAGCGCCATCACCAGGTGCAGAAGctaa
- the LOC108341067 gene encoding uncharacterized protein LOC108341067, producing MPRLDRGDVWKSKARSLQLQLRDRFRVAVDRHWRRRQHHTFIPAADVYFSSTIQRWLTRFRDFRRESLPSSTSFYRKRVTRDFSSEEDSTLVRMMQAVAVPVIGNVCHVFMNGLNRVQVYGLEKLHSPLLHRPQGKPLLTVSNHVASMDDPLVIASLLPPSVLLDARNLRWTLCATDRCFKNPVTSAFFRSVKVLPVSRGDGIYQEGMDLALSKLNNGSWVHIFPEGSRSRDGGKTMGSSKRGVGRLVLDGDRTPLVVPFVHTGMQEIMPIGANFPRIGKSVTVLIGDPINFDDILELDTEKGLDVPRRRLYDAIASRIGDRLQELKAQVDTLAEQEMQLQDHSPRSTERTSEILQQVDWELFGMDSFMSEDDSKQRQETVSLPIVSVSRPQQSNDGDQSWRAGFSYRMRGYTDQMELVSFAARGIFMNYETKNNAGCSREVGPLKAWKQFLEANLLRQWNYVHH from the exons ATGCCCCGTCTCGATCGCGGTGATGTTTGGAAGAGCAAGGCGCGATCCCTGCAGTTACAGCTCAGGGACCGCTTCCGAGTCGCCGTCGACCGCCATTGGCGCCGCCGCCAACACCACACCTTCATTCCAGCTGCAGACGTCTACTTCTCCTCCACTATTCAACGTTGGCTTACCAGATTTCGTGATTTCCGAAGAGAATCGTtgccttcgtccacttctttcTATCGCAAACGAG TTACTAGGGATTTCAGTTCGGAAGAGGATTCGACTCTTGTTCGTATGATGCAAGCAGTTGCCGTTCCTGTTATTGGAAATGTTTGTCATGTGTTTATGAACGGATTAAACCGTGTGCAG GTGTATGGTTTAGAAAAACTGCACTCCCCCTTGCTGCATAGACCTCAGGGTAAACCTCTTCTTACG GTCAGCAATCATGTTGCTTCCATGGATGATCCGCTTGTCATTgcttctcttcttcctcctaGTGTTCTTTTGGATGCTAGGAATCTTAGATGGACGCTTTGTGCAACTGATAGGTGTTTTAAAAACCCCGTTACTTCTGCATTTTTTCGATCTGTCAAAGTCTTGCCAGTTTCTCGGGGTGATGGGATTTATCAGGAG GGAATGGACTTGGCCCTTTCAAAATTGAACAACGGTAGCTGGGTCCACATATTCCCAGAAGGTAGTCGCTCCCGGGATGGTGGAAAAACCATGGGCTCTTCCAAGAGAGGTGTTGGGAG GTTGGTCCTGGATGGAGATAGGACGCCCCTTGTTGTCCCATTTGTACATACAGGGATGCAGGAGATCATGCCTATAGGTGCTAACTTTCCCAGAATAGGCAAAAGT GTTACAGTGCTCATAGGTGATCCGATCaattttgatgatatacttGAACTTGACACGGAGAAAGGCTTGGATGTGCCAAGAAGACGACTGTATGATGCAATAGCATCTAGAATTGGCGATCGGTTGCAGGAACTGAAGGCCCAGGTTGACACTTTAGCTGAACAGGAAATGCAACTACAAGATCACTCCCCACGCAGCACTGAACGAACATCTGAAATATTGCAGCAGGTTGATTGGGAATTATTTGGAATGGATAGCTTCATGTCTGAAGATGATTCCAAACAGAGACAAGAAACAGTTTCCCTCCCAATTGTTAGTGTTTCTCGGCCTCAACAATCTAATGATGGCGATCAGAGTTGGAGAGCCGGATTCTCATACAGAATGCGTGGTTATACAGATCAGATGGAGCTTGTGTCATTTGCTGCCAGAGGCATATTTATGAATTATGAAACGAAGAACAATGCCGGCTGTAGTAGAGAGGTAGGTCCCTTAAAGGCATGGAAGCAGTTTTTGGAAGCAAATCTATTACGGcaatggaattacgtccatcactGA